A region from the Helicoverpa armigera isolate CAAS_96S chromosome 6, ASM3070526v1, whole genome shotgun sequence genome encodes:
- the LOC110371928 gene encoding carbonyl reductase [NADPH] 1: MYKMETKVAIVTGGNRGIGFEIVKGLCQKFDGAVYLTARNEERGRQAVEKLQDLGLKPLFHILDVTCEKSIQDLATHIATHHSGIDVLVNNAGILDFDKAISSHEDAKKLIDTNFMSLLTISKILYPLLSNTARIINISSDWGLLSNIRKQVWLDTLVKEDLTVEEILEFVNELLRAAKNGRSSFVSMAGHFGDYKVSKVAMSALTFVQQRQFLAQGKDISINCVHPGFVMTDMTKGMGDFTPERGARAPLYLALEAPQSLKGAFIWHDCHHVNWDD; encoded by the coding sequence ATGTACAAAATGGAAACCAAAGTAGCAATAGTAACTGGAGGCAACAGAGGCATAGGATTCGAAATAGTGAAAGGGCTGTGCCAAAAGTTTGATGGTGCTGTGTACCTTACTGCTAGAAACGAGGAAAGAGGACGACAAGCCGTTGAGAAATTACAAGATTTAGGCCTAAAACCTCTATTCCACATATTGGACGTCACATGTGAAAAAAGTATTCAAGATTTAGCTACACACATCGCAACACATCACTCTGGAATCGATGTTTTGGTAAACAACGCCGGCATCCTAGACTTCGATAAGGCTATCTCATCTCACGAAGACGCCAAGAAACTCATCGATACCAACTTTATGAGTTTGTTGACCATTTCTAAGATATTATACCCTCTACTTTCCAACACAGCCAGAATAATAAACATAAGCAGTGATTGGGGCCTATTATCCAACATACGTAAACAAGTCTGGCTAGACACATTGGTTAAGGAGGACCTTACGGTTGAAGAAATATTAGAGTTTGTAAATGAGCTGTTGCGAGCAGCTAAAAATGGTAGGAGTTCATTTGTTTCGATGGCAGGGCATTTTGGAGATTACAAAGTGTCAAAAGTGGCTATGTCAGCACTAACATTTGTACAGCAACGGCAATTTCTGGCACAAGGCAAAGACATTTCCATTAACTGTGTCCACCCtggatttgtaatgactgaTATGACAAAAGGAATGGGTGACTTCACTCCAGAGCGAGGGGCACGGGCACCTCTGTACTTGGCCCTGGAGGCACCCCAGTCACTCAAAGGAGCGTTCATTTGGCATGACTGTCATCATGTCAATTGGGATGACTAA
- the LOC110371913 gene encoding transmembrane 9 superfamily member 4 produces MLSVLKHCFLLSSLIHFSNGFYVPGVAPVEFKKGQRIEVKAVKMTSIHTQLPYEYYSLPLCLPKNGTFVYKSENLGEVLRGDRIVNTPYEVHMAENIKCRLLCHHKNNPINWSVEESEKVASRIEHEYFVHLLVDNLPVATRITNSDTSERSIEQGYRLGFMSKGKAYINNHLKLLLKYHKHSQDSYRVVGFEVETVSVDKDDLTFVDDSCQFPNDPSPQLVNEDTGTKLYFTYSVEWGESDISWASRWDIYLGMKDVQIHWFSIVNSIVVLFFLSGILTMIMVRTLRRDIARYNSDESIDDMMEETGWKLVHGDVFRPPPKRMLFAAVIGSGIQVFLMALITIFIAMLGMLSPASRGALMTAAIFLYVFMGLIAGYYSARLYNTMKGKQWKQAAFLTATLYPAIVFGTCFFLNFFIMGKHSSGAVPFSTMMALLCLWFCISLPLVYLGYYFGCRKQPFQHPVRTNFIPRKVPEQVWYMNIFICILMAGILPFGAVFIELFFIFNALWENQFYYLFGFLFLVFCILVVSVSQISIVMVYFQLCGEDYHWWWKSFIVSGGSAVYILIYSIFYFFTKLEITEFIPTLLYIGYTGLMVLTFWLLTGTIGFFAAYTFIRKIYAAVKID; encoded by the exons atgttaTCG GTCCTCAAACATTGCTTCTTACTTAGTAGCTTGATTCACTTTAGTAATGGATTCTACGTACCCGGGGTGGCTCCGGTGGAATTTAAAAAAGGTCAGAGGATTGAAGTTAAAGCTGTTAAAATGACCAGTATACACACCCAACTTCCATATGAATATTATTCCTTACCTCTATGTTTACCCAAGAATGGAACATTTGTATACAAATCAGAAAATTTAGGCGAAGTATTACGTGGAGACCGCATAGTAAATACGCCGTATGAAGTCCATATGGCAGAGAATATAAAATGCAGGCTTCTGTgtcatcataaaaataatccCATAAACTGGAGTGTAGAGGAATCTGAAAAAGTTGCTAGTCGCATTGAACATGAATATTTTGTGCATTT GCTAGTGGATAATTTACCAGTGGCTACCAGAATCACTAACAGTGATACTTCAGAAAGAAGCATAGAACAAGGATATCGCCTTGGTTTTATGTCTAAAGGCAAAGCCTACATCAATAATCATTTGAAGCTATTGCTCAAATATCATAAGCATAGCca GGACTCTTATAGAGTTGTTGGATTTGAAGTGGAGACTGTTTCTGTGGATAAAGATGATCTCACCTTTGTTGATGATTCATGCCAGTTCCCAAATGACCCGAGCCCTCAACTTGTCAATGAAGACACTGGCACAAagttatattttacatattctgTAGAGTGGGGAGAGTCTGACATAAGCTGGGCTTCCCGTTGGGATATTTATTTAGGCATGAAAGATGTACAAATACATTGGTTTTCTATTGTGAATTCTATTGTAGTGTTGTTTTTCTTATCag GTATTTTGACCATGATAATGGTGCGCACATTAAGAAGAGATATAGCTCGTTATAATTCTGACGAGAGTATTGATGACATGATGGAAGAGACTGGCTGGAAATTGGTTCATGGTGATGTGTTTCGACCTCCACCTAAAAGAATGTTATTTGCTGCTGTAATTGGCAGTGGCATCCAAGTCTTCCTAATGGCCCTCATCACAATTT ttattgcTATGCTTGGCATGTTGTCGCCGGCTAGCCGTGGTGCGTTGATGACCGCAGCCATATTCCTCTATGTTTTCATGGGCCTCATCGCGGGCTACTACTCAGCACGTCTATACAACACCATGAAGGGAAAACAATGGAAACAGGCCGCATTTCTCACAGCTACATTATATCCAGCAATTGTGTTTGGCAcatgtttctttttaaactttttcattATGGGAAAACATTCCAGTGGTGCAGTTCCATTTTCCACCATGATGGCGTTATTATGTTTGTGGTTCTGCATCTCATTGCCATTAGTGTATTTGGGGTACTACTTTGGATGTCGTAAGCAACCATTCCAACATCCAGTAAGAACTAATTTTATTCCAAGGAAAGTCCCTGAACAAGTTTGGTacatgaatatatttatttg tattttgaTGGCTGGCATTCTACCGTTTGGGGCTGTAttcattgaattatttttcattttcaatgcTTTGTGGGAAAACCAATTTTATTACCTGTTTGGATTTTTGTTCCTCGTTTTTTGTATATTGGTGGTTTCAGTATCACAAATATCCATTGTAATGGTTTATTTCCAACTCTGTGGAGAG GATTATCATTGGTGGTGGAAGAGTTTTATTGTTTCGGGTGGTTCTGCAGTGTATATTTTGATATActcaatattttactttttcacaAAATTGGAAATCACTGAATTTATACCAACATTGCTGTATATTGGATATACAG gacTTATGGTATTAACATTTTGGCTTCTGACTGGCACTATTGGATTTTTCGCAGCATAcacttttataagaaaaatttATGCAGCAGTGAAGATTgactaa
- the LOC110371955 gene encoding uncharacterized protein LOC110371955: MRAKNPIAKKPQQILFSKNIYGPKTKVENWDFAIHAETKDNYVYRDQLSNQVSTYNRWGTEDQGTGMTETRHMLAQIFTKTDPIYSFKPLVNFTSYPCTDTPGRNKLMKNADLAQLPADFGVMDYLSTHQDDYRNPYPSVTKPLTMSSPPWLLNRIIRSDLTHNHGTAPPRGDYQCLDTHTPIGHIRQMRLFRCQSFDPATCLQSFPALTKSLAGNDTQN, encoded by the exons ATGAGGGCTAAGAATCCAATAGCTAAAAAGCcacaacaaatattattttccaagAATATATATGGACCTAAAACAAAAGTAGAAAACTGGGACTTCGCTATACATGCAGAAACAAAAGATAATTATGTTTATCGCGACCAGCTGAGTAACCAAGTCAGCACTTACAACCGTTGGGGGACTGAAGACCAGGGTACGGGTATGACTGAAACCCGCCATATGCTAGCCCAGATATTCACCAAGACTGATCCGATATATTCGTTCAAGCCACTGGTTAATTTCACATCTTATCCATGCACGGA CACTCCaggaagaaataaattaatgaagaaTGCTGATTTAGCTCAACTTCCAGCAGATTTTGGAGTTATGGATTACCTTTCTACCCATCAAGATGATTATAGGAACCCATACCCATCTGTTACTAAACcg CTAACTATGTCGTCACCGCCGTGGCTTCTTAATCGTATTATTCGTTCGGATCTCACACATAACCACGGCACTGCACCACCGCGAGGCGACTACCAGTGCCTTGATACTCACACGCCCATCGGACACATTCGTCAAATGAGACTATTCCGCTGTCAGTCCTTTGATCCCGCAACTTGCCTTCAGAGCTTCCCAGCATTAACGAAATCGTTAGCTGGTAATGATACTCAAAATTAG
- the LOC110371954 gene encoding neuroguidin: MVQATDEMEQPDLPQAVKLLKEMNTNVQQVSQLVDNMLVRVKSGELSTDKGLSFLEMKYQMLLSYLINLTYIVLRKCSGERIESDPSIDRLIEIRTVLEKIRPIDSKLKYQIDKLVKTAVIGGTTEDDPQSYHANPSNLVSKINDSAEESSESSDEGEDKKDKVSKSNIYVPPKLAAVHFDENTSRIDSEKKNKEKSKKQFLNSSIMRELREEYSEAPLEVATGNHVKQSISKYEQEKTEYEENYLTRLPVTKAEKNRRKKLSTVGMIADEITGTSSNRLSRKHKMKSKKGKGFKRRRTQ, encoded by the exons ATGGTGCAG GCTACAGACGAAATGGAGCAACCAGATCTTCCACAAGCTGTTAAATTGCTCAAGGAAATGAATACTAACGTCCAGCAAGTGTCACAGCTTGTAGACAACATGCTGGTCAGAGTTAAAAGTGGAGAACTGTCCACAGATAAAGGACTTAGCTTCTTGGAAATGAAGTATCAAATGCTtcttagttatttaataaatctgACCTATATAGTATTAAGAAAATGCTCTGGGGAAAGAATAGAATCAGATCCATCAATTGATCGGCTAATTGAGATAAGAACGGTTCTTGAAAAAATTAGACCCATTGATTCAAAATTGAAGTATCAAATTGACAAACTTGTTAAAACTGCTGTTATTGGTGGCACAACTGAAGATGATCCCCAATCATATCATGCTAACCCTTCCAAtttagtaagtaaaataaatgactCTGCTGAGGAGTCTAGTGAATCTTCAGATGAAGGCGAGGACAAAAAAGATAAGGTCagtaaatcaaatatttatgtgCCACCTAAATTAGCTGCTGTGCACTTTGATGAAAATACTTCAAGAATTGAcagtgaaaagaaaaacaaagaaaagtccAAGAAGCAATTCCTGAACTCAAGTATTATGCGTGAACTTAGAGAGGAATATTCTGAAGCTCCACTAGAAGTTGCCACAGGAAATCACGTCAAGCAGTCTATATCTAAATATGAGCAGGAGAAAACTGAATATGAAGAAAATTATCTCACTCGTTTGCCTGTTACAAAAGCAGAGAAAAATCGAAGGAAAAAGTTATCTACAGTAGGAATGATAGCTGATGAAATCACAGGCACAAGTAGCAATCGGTTGTCGAGGAAACACAAGATGAAATCTAAGAAAGGTAAAGGTTTTAAAAGAAGGCGTACCCAATGA